In Arachis hypogaea cultivar Tifrunner chromosome 17, arahy.Tifrunner.gnm2.J5K5, whole genome shotgun sequence, a single window of DNA contains:
- the LOC112763224 gene encoding uncharacterized protein, with translation MTDHSVTPFTNPTNADLLAANAALLAENQRMAEQLAEMQKNDEQKANKKIHTDQHKEHYLSTIKQGQHESLKEYMMRFTEAAMQIPDLNLEVQLHAIKSGLHPGKFQEAIAVAKPKTLEEFREKAQGQIEIEELREARRSEKPMKKEEERPHRPISKDSRKPFKLAPKFDTYTKFNTKREDIIKEILHNKLIKPPVRAGSYQDQKYVDKSKHCAFHQKFGHTTDECIVAKYLLERLARQGLLDKYISSRKQRDTEREAERDSRHKQVETPPSKRIINYISGGFAGGGTTTSARKRSYREMMTMEGSRLERQASSPTSRIDFSTADLKTTYPNLDDPVVISIHMGELTVKKVLLDLGSSADVLFYSTFKKMHFNDNALQPSPRELVGFSGEKVSVSGYIWLRTTFGEPPHTKTLDIQFLVVDCPSPYNIILGRPSLNTFGAIVSTVHLCVKFPLQDNTVGTVYADHKKARQCYNASLKTVTKDETPRIHTVYNSEHIPTLAELDPRNDNSRPTPTDDLEQVKIGHDEKFTNIGSAFIAGQKADLITILRINA, from the exons ATGACGGACCACTCAGTGACGCCTTTTACCAATCCGACCAATGCCGACCTCCTAGCTGCGAACGCCGCCCTGCTTGCGGAAAACCAGCGGATGGCCGAGCAATTGGCGGAGATGCAGAAAAACGATGAACAGAAGGCCAATAAGAAAATACACACAGATCAACATAAAGAAC ACTACCTCAGCACGATCAAACAAGGACAACATGAAAGTTTGAAGGAATACATGATGCGGTTCACAGAAGCAGCAATGCAGATCCCCGACCTTAACCTTGAAGTGCAATTACATGCCATCAAGAGCGGCCTTCACCCCGGGAAATTTCAGGAAGCAATCGCAGTGGCAAAACCAAAGACACTAGAGGAATTCCGAGAAAAAGCCCAGGGCCAGATCGAAATTGAAGAACTCAGGGAGGCCCGGAGGAGCGAAAAGCcgatgaagaaggaagaagagaggccTCATCGGCCCATAAGCAAAGACTCTAGAAAACCATTCAAACTAGCGCCGAAATTTGACACGTACacaaaattcaacacaaaaagAGAGGATATAATCAAAGAAATCCTGCATAACAAATTGATCAAACCACCAGTCCGAGCAGGATCATACCAAGATCAGAAGTACGTGGATAAAAGCAAACACTGTGCTTTTCACCAAAAGTTCGGCCATACCACAGACGAGTGCATCGTGGCAAAATACCTACTGGAGAGATTAGCCAGGCAAGGGCTCTTAGACAAATATATCTCGTCAAGAAAGCAGCGAGATACAGAAAGAGAAGCAGAAAGGGATAGCAGACATAAACAGGTCGAAACACCCCCATCCAAGAGGATCATTAACTACATCTCAGGAGGCTTCGCCGGAGGTGGGACCACCACCTCGGCAAGGAAAAGAAGTTACCGAGAAATGATGACAATGGAAGGATCTCGCCTGGAACGACAAGCATCAAGTCCGACCTCACGCATCGACTTCAGCACGGCCGACCTTAAGACAACCTATCCGAACCTTGATGACCCAGTTGTCATCTCGATTCACATGGGAGAACTAACAGTAAAAAAGGTCTTACTTGACCTAGGAAGTAGCGCCGACGTCTTATTCTACTCCACCTTCAAAAAGATGCATTTCAATGACAACGCACTACAACCGTCGCCCAGAGAATTGGTAGGGTTCTCTGGGGAAAAAGTATCGGTATCCGGGTACATTTGGCTGAGAACAACATTTGGAGAACCTCCACATACCAAAACACTAGATATCCAATTTCTAGTGGTCGATTGCCCTAGCCCCTATAACATCATTCTAGGACGTCCATCATTAAATACTTTTGGTGCCATTGTTTCAACTGTTCATCTTTGTGTGAAATTTCCCTTGCAGGATAACACGGTGGGGACAGTTTATGCCGACCACAAGAAGGCAAGACAATGCTACAACGCAAGCCTCAAAACAGTAACGAAGGATGAAACACCTCGGATTCACACTGTCTATAACTCGGAGCACATACCAACGCTGGCCGAGCTAGATCCCAGAAATGACAACAGTCGTCCGACACCAACAGACGACCTTGAACAGGTAAAAATAGGTCATGATGAGAAGTTTACTAACATCGGATCGGCATTCATTGCAGGACAAAAGGCCGACCTTATCACGATATTACGAATCAACGCGTAA